The stretch of DNA CTGGAAGCGGCCTTCGGCCGCGCCCTCGAAGAGGATTTCGAGGGCCGCATCCTGCCCTTCGATCGCGCCGCGGCCTGGGAAGCGGCGGCCCTGGCCGCCGAACGGCGCCGCAGGGGTCGGACCGTCGAAATCCGCGACACCCAGATCGCTGGCATCGTCATCGCCAGGCGGGGCGTTCTGGCCACTGGCAATACCCGGCACTTCCAGGACCTGCCGGTCAAGGTCGTCGATCCCTGGGGGGATGGCCGATGAAGGAACTGATCCGGCGCTTGGCGGAACGGCCCGGCCTGGCGGCCGAATTGCTGGTGGCCTCGCTGCTCGCCAA from Magnetospirillum sp. WYHS-4 encodes:
- a CDS encoding type II toxin-antitoxin system VapC family toxin, translating into MIVLDTNVIAAVMRRQPDPAVVDWLDRQPAEALWTTAVTVCEVRFGLELLDPGTRRRDLEAAFGRALEEDFEGRILPFDRAAAWEAAALAAERRRRGRTVEIRDTQIAGIVIARRGVLATGNTRHFQDLPVKVVDPWGDGR